Proteins encoded in a region of the Cytobacillus pseudoceanisediminis genome:
- a CDS encoding ATP-binding protein: MSKRTGQISLVLISVLFTSYQTIFSQETFFTFDFILFTCIAWFVGWQFDKSRYYAEKARASEKSHKLLLESLPVSVLIHKDFEILYANSTAVAELSSSDKGALIGRSLLDFIELDYMGRLQERYQYIKSEKQLLNNIEYKIKRFDGTTRFFEVSSLYVEFEGKEAILSIGTDISDKKEEQEKLLQKSEKLALLGQMAAGIAHEIRNPLTSIKGFVQLFKSNSQKDEYFDIVLSELDRINGIVGEFLVLAKPTADIFEKQDLTKLINEVILLSSTQSVLNNVEIAAENNLHAPMIHCEKNQLKQVFLNIIKNAIEAMPGGGELNIKVFKKSGNTISIQFIDQGVGISEDRISSLGEPFYTTKEKGTGLGLMICYKIIENHNGRLIVESKVGEGTKIEIELPYEGDSIHAEDDQNGNIVLI, from the coding sequence ATGAGTAAACGGACAGGTCAAATTTCACTTGTGCTTATTTCGGTTTTATTTACCTCATATCAAACCATTTTCTCGCAGGAAACGTTTTTTACTTTTGATTTTATTCTATTTACCTGTATTGCCTGGTTTGTCGGCTGGCAGTTTGACAAAAGCAGGTACTACGCAGAAAAAGCGCGGGCCAGCGAGAAGAGCCACAAATTGCTTCTGGAATCACTGCCGGTTTCCGTGCTCATACATAAGGACTTTGAAATTTTGTATGCAAACTCGACTGCAGTTGCCGAATTGTCGTCATCAGATAAAGGTGCATTAATTGGCAGGTCGCTGCTTGACTTTATAGAGTTGGACTATATGGGACGTTTGCAGGAGCGTTATCAGTACATTAAGTCAGAGAAGCAGCTTTTAAACAATATAGAATATAAAATAAAACGTTTTGATGGAACCACTAGATTTTTTGAAGTTTCATCACTTTATGTTGAATTTGAAGGGAAAGAGGCCATACTCTCAATTGGAACTGATATTTCTGATAAAAAAGAGGAACAGGAAAAGCTCCTGCAGAAATCAGAAAAGCTGGCACTTCTTGGCCAAATGGCAGCTGGAATCGCTCATGAAATCCGTAATCCTCTTACTTCGATCAAAGGGTTTGTTCAGCTCTTCAAGTCAAATAGCCAGAAAGATGAATACTTTGACATTGTACTTTCAGAATTGGACCGCATAAATGGAATCGTCGGCGAATTTTTAGTGCTTGCAAAGCCGACTGCAGACATTTTCGAAAAGCAGGACCTTACTAAATTAATCAACGAAGTGATTCTTTTGAGCAGCACCCAATCCGTATTAAACAATGTCGAAATAGCAGCAGAAAATAATCTTCACGCCCCAATGATTCATTGTGAAAAGAACCAGCTGAAACAAGTATTCCTCAACATTATTAAGAATGCCATTGAAGCAATGCCAGGCGGAGGAGAGTTAAACATTAAAGTGTTTAAAAAGTCCGGCAACACTATTTCCATTCAATTCATCGATCAGGGTGTTGGCATATCAGAAGACCGGATTTCAAGTCTGGGGGAACCTTTTTATACGACAAAGGAAAAAGGAACAGGGCTGGGACTGATGATTTGCTACAAAATTATCGAAAACCATAATGGCCGCTTAATAGTCGAAAGTAAAGTTGGGGAAGGCACCAAGATTGAGATAGAACTCCCCTATGAAGGGGATTCGATACATGCAGAAGATGATCAAAACGGAAACATCGTTTTAATTTAA